Proteins encoded in a region of the Culicoidibacter larvae genome:
- the udk gene encoding uridine kinase, translated as MNKPLIIGIAGGSASGKTTVAEKIYDSLRSKSSTIIIRHDDYYKDQSHMPMEERVLTNYDHPFSLDNGLLIEHLKLLLENKAINKPIYDFKEHTRSQDCEIIEPVEIIILEGILVLEDKGLRELMDIKLYVDTEHDIRFIRRLLRDMNERGRSLDSVVTQYETTVRPMHMQFVEPSKRFADLIIPDGGENMVAVDLLVTKINSTISE; from the coding sequence TGAGAAGATTTATGATTCATTGCGGTCAAAATCAAGTACTATTATTATCCGTCATGATGATTATTATAAGGACCAATCTCATATGCCGATGGAAGAACGGGTGTTAACTAACTATGATCATCCTTTTTCTTTGGATAATGGGTTATTAATTGAACATTTAAAGTTATTGTTGGAAAATAAAGCTATCAATAAACCGATTTATGATTTTAAGGAACATACTCGGAGTCAAGACTGTGAGATAATTGAACCGGTGGAAATTATTATTTTGGAGGGCATTTTGGTTCTTGAAGATAAGGGTCTGCGGGAACTTATGGATATAAAATTATATGTTGATACTGAACATGATATTCGCTTTATTAGACGGCTTTTGCGCGATATGAATGAACGTGGTCGTTCATTAGATTCAGTGGTTACACAATATGAAACAACCGTCCGGCCAATGCATATGCAATTCGTTGAGCCGTCAAAGCGATTTGCTGATTTAATCATTCCGGATGGTGGCGAAAATATGGTTGCTGTTGATTTATTGGTAACAAAAATAAATAGTACCATTTCTGAGTGA
- the greA gene encoding transcription elongation factor GreA, giving the protein MVDNKKYQMTLEGKKLLEEELDNLITVRRKEVIEKIQIARSFGDLSENSEYDAARDEQAAVESRISAIENMLKNAEIIETVEETGAVVFGCKVTFKELPKGNKETYKIVGSAEANPLEGKISSDSPIAVALIGKRKGDKVTVVLPNKKEIEVEILAID; this is encoded by the coding sequence GTGGTTGATAACAAAAAATATCAAATGACATTAGAAGGTAAAAAGTTGCTCGAGGAAGAGCTTGATAATTTAATAACGGTTCGCCGTAAAGAAGTCATTGAAAAAATTCAAATTGCTCGTAGTTTTGGTGATTTATCAGAGAACTCTGAATATGATGCAGCGCGTGATGAGCAAGCTGCTGTTGAATCACGTATTTCAGCAATTGAAAATATGCTGAAAAATGCTGAAATAATTGAAACGGTTGAAGAAACCGGAGCAGTTGTTTTCGGTTGTAAAGTTACTTTTAAAGAATTGCCAAAAGGGAATAAGGAAACTTACAAAATCGTTGGTAGTGCTGAAGCTAATCCTTTAGAGGGTAAAATCTCAAGCGATTCACCGATAGCGGTAGCGCTAATCGGTAAACGCAAAGGTGATAAAGTAACTGTTGTATTACCAAATAAGAAAGAAATTGAAGTTGAGATTTTAGCAATTGACTAA
- a CDS encoding 5'-methylthioadenosine/adenosylhomocysteine nucleosidase, with protein sequence MAIGIIGAMEEEITYFLEALGEYKSYTFADRTFYQGELSNHDVVVALSGIGKVNAAVTTTLLLTHFDITHVFNTGSAGGADKELNVGDIILATECFYHDVDVRAFGYEHGQVPQMPVTFENDSQLLSLATQALENSHLAFVAGTVATGDSFIAKLEQIEVIKQAFPKTAAVEMEACSVAQVCYQFDIPFLVIRSISDIAGIESHISFKDYLDQAAKNATLMLKETLQLL encoded by the coding sequence ATGGCTATTGGAATCATTGGTGCAATGGAAGAAGAAATTACTTACTTTCTTGAAGCTTTAGGTGAATATAAATCCTATACGTTTGCTGACCGCACTTTTTATCAAGGTGAGTTAAGCAACCACGATGTTGTTGTTGCTTTAAGCGGTATTGGTAAAGTTAATGCTGCGGTAACAACAACGTTATTGCTCACGCACTTTGATATTACTCATGTATTTAATACCGGTAGTGCTGGTGGTGCAGACAAGGAGTTGAATGTTGGTGATATCATACTAGCTACTGAATGTTTCTACCATGATGTTGATGTTCGTGCTTTTGGTTATGAACATGGCCAGGTTCCGCAAATGCCAGTTACTTTTGAAAATGATAGTCAGTTATTAAGTTTGGCCACTCAAGCACTTGAGAATAGTCATCTGGCTTTTGTTGCCGGAACTGTTGCTACGGGTGATAGTTTTATTGCTAAGCTAGAACAGATTGAAGTTATTAAGCAGGCGTTTCCGAAAACGGCTGCGGTTGAAATGGAAGCTTGCAGTGTGGCACAAGTTTGCTATCAGTTCGATATTCCTTTTTTGGTTATTCGCTCAATTAGTGATATTGCAGGAATTGAGTCGCACATTTCTTTTAAAGATTATTTAGATCAGGCAGCAAAAAATGCAACTTTAATGTTAAAAGAAACACTTCAATTATTATAA
- a CDS encoding YqeG family HAD IIIA-type phosphatase: protein MFRNFRADYRYPSIYQIPLETISSDGVKYIFTDLDNTLVADGAVETDFQLSNWLAQTKLLGLEVVIISNNKSEQRVADFANPNNLAYRYRSGKPSPDVFYEMMDKYDIEVEEAIMIGDRITTDIFGANRAGLTTILVEPVDPKEPFGIRCMRIIENILAKLTKEDV, encoded by the coding sequence ATGTTTAGAAATTTTCGTGCCGATTATCGGTATCCATCAATTTACCAGATACCACTTGAAACAATAAGCAGTGATGGCGTTAAATATATTTTTACTGATTTAGATAATACTTTAGTTGCTGATGGAGCAGTAGAAACTGATTTTCAATTAAGTAACTGGCTGGCCCAAACAAAGCTATTAGGTTTAGAAGTTGTTATAATTTCAAATAATAAGAGTGAGCAAAGGGTTGCTGATTTCGCGAACCCTAATAACTTGGCTTACCGGTATCGCTCCGGGAAGCCAAGTCCAGATGTTTTCTATGAAATGATGGATAAATACGATATTGAGGTTGAGGAAGCAATAATGATTGGTGATCGGATTACTACAGATATTTTCGGTGCCAATCGTGCCGGACTGACAACTATTTTGGTTGAACCGGTTGATCCTAAAGAGCCTTTTGGTATTCGTTGTATGCGGATTATTGAAAATATTTTAGCTAAGTTAACTAAGGAGGACGTTTGA
- the yqeH gene encoding ribosome biogenesis GTPase YqeH encodes MEQLHCHGCGVLLQSTDPESRGYIPEMKDTGKPLYCKRCFSIRHYNKLTKVDIDDNDFRKMLHTIGETDNLVVTLVDALDFNGTWVNGLERYVNGNPIHVLVNKVDLLPQSLKPVKIEHWIRRRLKAIGIKVAGVQLISAEKKHGIDEAVNEINRLRKGRNVYIVGTTNVGKSTFINALLQSYGEQIADPITTSYFPGTTLDFIEIALDDNTSLFDTPGIIQPGQLTHYLEYTDFKYIIPKKELKAVGFQLKSNQSLYVGSCAQFDIFTEEPISVTTFYNNTIKIHRGKQEKSQEFYEQHKGELLQPIQSPLPENFNHRKRYELRTNHDKTSIYVSGLGWTTIHAKNIDVSVYVPDGVDVYMVEALI; translated from the coding sequence ATGGAACAATTACATTGTCATGGATGTGGCGTATTGTTACAAAGTACAGATCCGGAAAGCCGGGGATATATTCCGGAAATGAAAGATACCGGAAAACCATTATATTGTAAGCGTTGTTTTTCGATTCGCCATTATAATAAGCTAACTAAGGTTGATATTGATGATAATGACTTTCGTAAAATGCTTCATACAATTGGAGAAACCGATAATCTTGTTGTTACTTTAGTTGATGCGCTTGATTTTAATGGGACTTGGGTTAATGGTCTGGAACGTTATGTAAATGGCAACCCAATTCATGTTTTAGTTAATAAGGTTGATTTATTACCGCAGTCTTTAAAGCCAGTTAAAATTGAACATTGGATTCGTCGACGTTTAAAAGCTATTGGTATTAAAGTTGCCGGGGTTCAATTGATTAGTGCTGAAAAAAAGCATGGTATTGATGAGGCCGTCAACGAAATTAATCGATTGCGAAAAGGTCGTAATGTTTATATTGTTGGAACAACAAATGTTGGTAAGTCTACGTTTATAAATGCTTTGTTGCAGTCATATGGTGAACAAATTGCTGATCCGATTACGACTTCATATTTTCCCGGAACTACTTTAGATTTTATTGAGATTGCTCTGGATGATAATACGAGTTTATTTGATACCCCTGGTATTATTCAACCAGGTCAGTTGACACATTATTTGGAGTATACTGATTTTAAGTATATTATTCCTAAAAAAGAGTTGAAGGCTGTTGGTTTTCAACTTAAAAGTAATCAAAGTTTATATGTTGGCAGTTGTGCTCAATTCGATATTTTTACTGAGGAACCAATAAGTGTTACAACTTTTTATAACAATACCATAAAAATTCATCGCGGCAAGCAAGAGAAGAGTCAGGAATTTTATGAACAACATAAGGGAGAATTGTTACAACCAATTCAGTCACCTTTACCAGAAAACTTTAATCATCGTAAGCGTTATGAATTACGCACAAATCATGATAAAAC